In Tiliqua scincoides isolate rTilSci1 chromosome 1, rTilSci1.hap2, whole genome shotgun sequence, the following are encoded in one genomic region:
- the LOC136655921 gene encoding disintegrin and metalloproteinase domain-containing protein 21-like yields MTTSLLWLLVLILRNCVQDTAGQTPPQGFKYASYEVIFPKKLTLRYGQQEPQHINYWLQIEGRSHLVHLKQKKGIISKQLPVFTYSNEGNLQVDYPFIRDDCYYHGFVQDKTLSLAALSTCSGGLRGILRFDNMTYEIQPIQPSATFQHVIYRLEEKEDAVTMKCGLTEEEIKRQEAMIHHGKNTASKTHSRAGWWPHIRYVKNAVVVEHERYVQFGRNDTLVAMRVMEIIHLSNSFYRPLAVELSLVGLEIWSERNVIRITKDANNILSSFNFWRKNTLVKRIANDAGHLFVYKSFGSMFGAAYVGTICDKNWASAVESYMTSSLLHMSYTFTHELGHVLGMPDDNENCTCGPDACIMATFQANTGKFSNCSYAYFFRRRNKPCLLIPPDPDKIYIHKYCGNKIVEHGEQCDCGSKRECESNPCCQNNCMLRSGATCAAGMCCAKCSYLPAGTLCRKETSTCDLPEYCNGTSEWCPNDFHVQDGAPCKDGTYCYNGSCSTHHEQCQEIFGRNATVASEDCFRKVNIQGDRFGNCGLRHGIYKKCSAKNSLCGRIQCDKVDRLLVDEHRTVIQTPIGNKRCWGMEHHSGTHLSDTGAVKDGTPCGIDMMCINRECTRIALLNYDCNATQCHNRGRCNNLKHCHCDIGWAPPDCQEEGNGGSIDSGAPPGRVVSNDIGGSSGGGSSSRRRRGVKKGIISFIICGGAVLAVKQVLLRSSEAREWGYEAGICSAPDGDKSSFAGSLATVRQRSLLRKPNKAEH; encoded by the exons ATGACTACAAGTCTCCTGTGGCTGCTAGTGCTGATCCTGAGAAACTGTGTGCAAGACACTGCTGGACAAACACCACCTCAGGGGTTTAAGTATGCATCCTATGAGGTGATCTTCCCAAAGAAACTGACTCTCAGATATGGACAACAAGAGCCCCAACATATCAACTACTGGCTACAGATTGAGGGAAGGAGCCATTTGGTGCACCTCAAGCAGAAGAAGGGCATTATTTCTAAGCAGCTCCCTGTCTTCACCTACAGCAACGAAGGGAACCTCCAAGTTGACTATCCTTTCATCAGGGATGACTGCTATTACCATGGCTTTGTACAGGACAAGACTTTATCTTTGGCTGCCCTCAGTACATGCTCAGGGGGACTTCGGGGAATCTTGAGATTCGATAACATGACCTATGAAATTCAACCTATCCAGCCATCTGCTACCTTTCAACATGTAATATATCGCttagaagaaaaggaagatgcaGTCACCATGAAGTGTGGGCTCACAGAAGAGGAGATAAAGCGTCAGGAGGCCATGATACACCACGGAAAAAACACAGCAAGCAAAACACATTCCAGAGCAGGCTGGTGGCCACACATCAGGTATGTGAAGAATGCAGTGGTGGTCGAACATGAACGATATGTTCAGTTTGGTAGAAATGATACGCTTGTTGCCATGCGAGTGATGGAGATCATCCATCTTTCAAATTCTTTCTACAGGCCACTTGCTGTTGAATTGTCCTTGGTTGGATTGGAGATATGGTCAGAAAGGAATGTAATAAGGATTACTAAAGACGCAAATAACATTCTTAGCTCATTCAACTTTTGGAGAAAAAACACACTAGTTAAACGTATAGCGAATGATGCTGGCCATTTATTTGTGTATAAATCATTTGGATCTATGTTTGGAGCAGCATATGTAGGAACAATTTGTGATAAAAATTGGGCAAGTGCTGTTGAATCATAtatgacttccagtttgctcCATATGAGTTACACATTTACCCATGAATTGGGGCATGTTCTTGGAATGCCTGATGATAATGAAAACTGTACTTGTGGTCCTGATGCCTGCATTATGGCTACCTTTCAAGCAAACACTGGTAAGTTTAGCAATTGCAGTTATGCTTACTTCTTCAGACGACGGAACAAGCCCTGTTTGCTCATTCCTCCAGACCCTGATAAAATCTATATACATAAATATTGTGGCAACAAAATAGTGGAACATGGAGAACAATGTGACTGTGGTTCAAAGCGTGAGTGTGAATCAAACCCATGTTGTCAGAATAACTGTATGCTGCGTTCTGGTGCCACCTGCGCTGCAGGAATGTGCTGCGCTAAGTGTTCCTATCTTCCAGCTGGAACTCTTTGCAGGAAAGAAACAAGCACCTGTGATCTTCCCGAATACTGCAATGGAACCTCAGAATGGTGTCCCAATGATTTTCATGTACAGGATGGAGCTCCGTGCAAGGATGGTACATACTGCTATAATGGGAGTTGCTCCACTCACCATGAGCAGTGCCAAGAGATCTTTGGGAGGAATGCAACAGTTGCTTCAGAAGATTGCTTCAGAAAAGTCAATATTCAAGGTGACCGATTTGGAAACTGTGGCCTCAGGCATGGAATTTATAAGAAATGCTCAGCTAAGAATAGTCTGTGTGGTAGGATACAATGTGATAAAGTTGACCGTTTACTTGTGGATGAACACAGAACAGTAATTCAAACACCCATTGGCAATAAGAGATGCTGGGGTATGGAACATCACAGTGGAACGCATTTGTCTGATACTGGAGCAGTGAAAGATGGCACACCTTGTGGCATTGACATGATGTGCATTAACAGGGAATGCACTCGCATTGCCCTCTTGAACTATGACTGTAATGCAACACAATGCCACAATAGAGGAAGATGCAATAACCTCAAACACTGTCACTGTGATATCGGATGGGCCCCTCCAGACTGTCAAGAGGAAGGCAATGGTGGCAGCATTGACAGTGGCGCACCTCCAGGACGGGTTGTCTCCAATGACATTGGCGGTAGCagcggtggtggcagcagcagtagacGTCGTCGTGGTGTGAAGAAAGGAATTATTTCATTTATCATTTGTGGTGGTGCTGTTTTGGCAG TCAAGCAGGTTCTACTCAGGAGTAGTGAAGCAAGGGAATGGGGCTATGAGGCTGGAATATGTTCAGCTCCAGATGGAGACAAGTCTTCCTTTGCTGGCAGCCTGGCAACGGTCAGGCAGCGGTCTTTACTGAGGAAACCAAACAAGGCTGAGCACTAA